AGAAGTTGAAACAGAATTCTTTATGTCCCCTCGTAAAACAACAAACCCGAGCTAGTTCGAAAACAAGCACTTGTTTTCAATTCAGACTCAAGCTcaacaacaataaaacaaattccTGAATTATGCATGGAACCTGGTTTGACGTGGAAAGGGTAGAAAGATTATCGTCATATCACACACCTTTGCAAAAGTCAAGAGCTTGAGAAGCTTTGGTTTGATGAAGTAGACAGATTCAATGTGCAGAAAATGCTATATTTATTTCTGAACTAAATTCAGTTGAAGATCAAGGTTACAGGAAACTAAATGAGATCAACGCGAAGAGTGAAACTGCATCTTCTGGCCTAATATTACCTCTACTTTTCTTGGTGGAGCTCATCAAGAGAAGTAGAAAAGCTAAAAAGATCAGCTTTAGGTGTTCGAGTGATTTCTTTGTCACTctgttcttgttcttcttcatctccttcAGCAATGGCTGGTGGTGGTGACGAGAAGTCCAAGCACATGCCTTGAATTACTTCCTCATATGATAAAGAAAGATCTTGGGATGTGAGCTGATGATACTCTACAAGCTGATGAAGGCATTGATTTTCCCTTGTTAAGTTAGCATTTTCGTTTGCTAATCTGGATTTCTCAGCAAGTAGTGCTTCCATTTGAAGTCTTACCTGATTTACCAACAAACAAACCATGCATAAACATCACCTAATTTACAGAAGTGGGAAtgaagaacaacaaaatatattcatcATAAGATTAATGacataaacaaatgaaatcaatTGCACCACCACATTTTATAGGGTATGATATGATCGTCTCCAGCAAGATACTATATAAAATGTGGTAGTGTActataaacaaatgaaatcaatTGCACCACCACATTTTATAGGGTATGATATGATCGTCTCCAGCAAGATACTATATAAAATGTGGTAGTGTACTATAAGCAGAATATAAATTTCACATGCTTGTAGGGGGACGTGTCATTAATTGTTATAAGGTGCCCATGAAAGGTGAAATCGGTACAAGAAAAAACTGTTGATACAAACCAGATCATCTTCTTCTGGTCTGACTCCTCTGGAGAATCCGTCTCGAAGTCTCCTATTCTCTTCCTCAAGTACGGAACATCGCTCTTGCATAAAACATAAGTTggattttaatgattttaattcTCTTGCTAGAAATGCTGATTTTGTTGCCATTGCAACTGCAAGCTGGGGAAACACAGGCCAAAATGTTAATATTGCATAAGAACTTCTTGTGTTGGCTGCTGATATATACATTCAAAGATAGATTGAAGGATAAGAGTAGTAGAGAACCAACATTCTTGGCCTTTTTAATCTTGTCTTTATGGTTCTGCtggttttctttctctaaacTAACATCTGATTCTTCTAAGCAATGACTGTCATCAAATTTCCTCTTTGTTGCTTGCTTGGGCTCCACcaactcattttctttccctttgGAATCATCTTCCTCATCCTCTGAGTTCTTGAGGTTGTTCTGGAAGATCTCCGTCAAAGTTGGTGCTTTGACCAAATCCCTAGCACCCTGAATTCAGTCctcaaaatcaaatctttGGTTTCATTTAAAGAGCAACATTTAATAACATTCTTGTCAATAAGAATTGACAATTAAAAATGGACAAAAGGCGTAAAGTAAAAGAGAATAGACATGGTTCATTAACAATTCAAGCCGTAGCGTTTATATAGCGCACTTCCATAAACCGTGTCATccaaatcataaataaactaatcATAACGAATACAACTTAAGTTTCAGAATGTTGCCTCCTGACCCCAATAGGGTAGTCGCCTCAAGCCACCCAttcaaacatgaaatataGCAGATTTAAGGCATTTTATCGctaattttgaatctaaaaaTGCACGTATTcaagaaaaaacacaaaaaatagaagaagaagtgtGAGACGTGGTTACCTGCAAGGCGTTATCCAAATTGTTGGAAAGCTGAGACAGAGTATAGCCAAGAGAGTCAAAACCTCTAAGCAAAAGCAACGAATCCTGCTTCAACCTCTTCGCCCTTTCCGCTTTTCCctagaaaatttcaacaaacccatgaatttcatcttcattGGTAAAGGAAAtgagctaaaaaaaacaaaaaaaaaaaaaaaaaaagaaggaagaaatcaCTCACCAGGAAATGGTCAGACATGGAAGGATCCAGATTGGAAGACTTGGCAACTCGTTCCTGAAGAAGCGAGTCAACCCTACCTCGAAGCAAGCTCCAAAAGCGCTTATCGGAAGCGGGACTGGACAATGAGGGCGACCCCTGAAAGAAATGAGCTGAAAAAGAATGAGACAGAAAAACAAGAGAACACAGGAGCTGAATTGGAAGTAAacagagaaagagaggaaggaCCTGGGTGGGatttgaagaagatggagaatgAAAATCTACGGAGGGTGCCATGAGAGAGAGTGAgggagaggaagaggaagaagaagaagaagatgatgatgaagaagattgcAACGGCTAGTCTTGAAAAAAGAGGCTTTCTAGTTTACTTTAAATAagagagagattgagagagagagtaaaACCAACGttctgattttatttttcttcttgtgaTATCTTAAGAGAAGTTGAATTTATGAAGAGAAGTTTGGGTTTTCACTCAGCTCTTTTACCACCgcttatttaaagtttttcctttttgaaaaaaaccaTATAATAAATCCAAAACTCAAACGGGTCGGAGCCGACACCTCATTTGCCTAAACTAACtattgtaattaataatatttcttttacaataaagtttttattttaaaataggatcagtttttaaaataacaaaataaattaaaacttttacgatctataacaaaaaaatttattttattaacgtCGTTGCTATAAGTATATCAGTatctatcaatgtttattattgatataatctgaccttttaataattagattcagacagttttttcaaaaatataaaaagatttgacaaactatttagttctataaaacaaaatcattaaaagataaaattattatatttgatttttctacgaaggataaatattttgtccaatgatatattttttaccatttttctagATTCACCACACAATCTTATTTACTTctgtaaaatagtaaataaaatcTAACTCACATGATACActtaatatacatttgataaaGCACTAACACGTGCTTGATAAACTACTAATATACACTTATACATTGATGATATACACCTAATACCTTTCTAATTGGCACTTGATACACATGATGTATACtttatatacatttgatacacgtTTGATACACACTTGAAGtaccaaatattttaattttgttagaattTGTGTCTTAAACTCGTAGTTcgtaatttaaaaatatattatattcaataaagttgttattgagaaattattgGTAAAATTGCatactataatcttgaatccaataaactaaggtctTTAGGCTATCTTCAGTagactttatttttatacagGAACATAAACATGAATTAAGTTCGAGTAAATAATCTAAACattctatagtatatgaataaggtTAGACGTCTTATTTTGAGGACACTATGGATGCACTTTGTAATTAGTACACACGATGTAATCCTGAGTCGTCTATGTGAAAACATGAAAGTGAggacatcctatgtaaagtgtttACGTAAGACTATAATCAtgaaataatcacttt
This DNA window, taken from Cucumis sativus cultivar 9930 chromosome 6, Cucumber_9930_V3, whole genome shotgun sequence, encodes the following:
- the LOC101222797 gene encoding uncharacterized protein LOC101222797, which gives rise to MAPSVDFHSPSSSNPTQGSPSLSSPASDKRFWSLLRGRVDSLLQERVAKSSNLDPSMSDHFLGKAERAKRLKQDSLLLLRGFDSLGYTLSQLSNNLDNALQGARDLVKAPTLTEIFQNNLKNSEDEEDDSKGKENELVEPKQATKRKFDDSHCLEESDVSLEKENQQNHKDKIKKAKNLAVAMATKSAFLARELKSLKSNLCFMQERCSVLEEENRRLRDGFSRGVRPEEDDLVRLQMEALLAEKSRLANENANLTRENQCLHQLVEYHQLTSQDLSLSYEEVIQGMCLDFSSPPPAIAEGDEEEQEQSDKEITRTPKADLFSFSTSLDELHQEK